A portion of the Podospora pseudoanserina strain CBS 124.78 chromosome 2, whole genome shotgun sequence genome contains these proteins:
- a CDS encoding hypothetical protein (CAZy:GH76; COG:G; EggNog:ENOG503NXU9), whose product MRLLGGILGMASLLMQTVTAIDMVISDEASVKAAAAEIAFGLTKYYTGHLPGDTPGNLPDPYFWWEAGAMFGTLIDYWQLTGDDTYNDITKQAILHQAAPTRDFMPRNQTRTLGNDDQGFWAMTAMTAAELKFPDPGPDQPQYLALAQAVFNQWAQRWEENESSGCGGGLPWQIFRFNRGFNYRNSISNGCFFNIASRLARFTGNVTYAEWAAKIYTWQEETGLFRDGDVLDGVTVKPEEGNSCDSIDEIQWTYNAGIFIHGSAVMYNFTDGNPIWKRRLDSHLASAERTFFTNSTDGERVMFEQFCEPPGFCDIDQRSFKGYLTRWLARTTQLAPYTFESISPLLTNSAIAAAKACSGSPTEAPPGEQPFRGRPGTACGFSWTKGGYDGMNGVGEQMNALSAVASTLVDRVDVPVTGDTGGTSKGDVNGGADGPGSWMTGKEYKPITTGERVAAGFVTAAMVFGVIGGSAFLIL is encoded by the coding sequence cttccgtgaaagccgccgccgccgaaatCGCCTTCGGCCTCACAAAGTACTACACCGGCCACCTCCCCGGCGACACCCCCGGCAACCTCCCAGACCCCTACTTCTGGTGGGAAGCAGGCGCCATGTTCGGCACCCTAATCGACTACTGGCAGCTCACCGGCGACGACACCTACAACGATATCACAAAGCAagccatcctccaccaagccGCCCCTACCCGGGACTTCATGCCCCGCAACCAAACCCGCACGCTGGGCAACGACGACCAAGGCTTCTGGGCCATGACAGCCATGACAGCCGCCGAGCTCAAATTCCCCGACCCTGGGCCCGACCAACCTCAAtacctcgccctcgcccaaGCAGTCTTCAACCAATGGGCCCAACGCTGGGAGGAAAACGAGTCCTccggctgcggcggcggcctccCCTGGCAAATCTTCCGCTTCAACCGCGGCTTCAACTACCGcaactccatctccaacggctgcttcttcaacatcgCCTCCCGACTAGCTCGCTTCACGGGTAACGTCACCTACGCCGAGTGGGCAGCCAAGATCTACACCTGGCAGGAAGAGACCGGCCTTTTTCGGGACGGTGACGTGCTAGACGGCGTGACGGTCAAGCCGGAGGAAGGCAACAGCTGTGACTCCATCGACGAGATCCAGTGGACGTACAACGCGGGCATTTTCATCCACGGGTCGGCGGTGATGTATAATTTTACCGATGGGAACCCGATCTGGAAACGACGCCTCGACAGCCACTTGGCTTCCGCCGAGAGGACTTTCttcaccaacagcaccgatggggagagggtcaTGTTTGAACAGTTTTGTGAACCTCCAGGATTTTGCGATATTGATCAGCGGAGTTTCAAGGGGTATCTCACTCGTTGGCTGGCGAGGACGACACAGCTGGCGCCTTATACGTTCGAGTCCATATCCCCGCTTCTGACCAATAGCGCTATTGCAGCGGCGAAGGCCTGTTCGGGTTCGCCGACTGAGGCACCACCTGGGGAGCAACCCTTTCGTGGCAGGCCAGGGACGGCTTGTGGGTTCAGCTGGACAAAGGGGGGGTATGACGGGATGAACGGGGTGGGGGAGCAGATGAATGCCTTGAGTGCGGTGGCGTCGACGTTGGTGGATAGGGTTGATGTGCCTGTTACGGGGGACACGGGCGGGACGAGCAAGGGGGATGTGAATGGGGGTGCGGACGGGCCGGGGAGTTGGATGACGGGGAAGGAGTACAAGCCCATCACCacgggggagagggtcgCGGCCGGGTTTGTGACGGCGGCGATGGTTTTTGGGGTTATTGGGGGGAGTGCATTCCTCATACTATAA